A genomic region of Drosophila kikkawai strain 14028-0561.14 chromosome X, DkikHiC1v2, whole genome shotgun sequence contains the following coding sequences:
- the Yp1 gene encoding vitellogenin-1, which translates to MNPMRILSLLACLAVAAMAKPNNRMDNSVNQALKPSQWLSGSQLENIPAVDDLTMERLENMSLESGAELVQQVYHLSQIHHNVEPNFVPSNIQVYVPKPNGQKTVAPLNEMIQRLKQKQNFGDDEVTIIVTGLPQNTETVQKATRKLVQAYMQRYNLQQQRQQAKAGQDYEDSNDKKNQRTSSEEDSSEEAKNGKTQSGDIIVIDLGSTLTTYKRYAMLDIEKTGAKIGKWIVQMVNELDMPFETIHLIGQNVGAHVAGAAAQEFTRLTGQKLRRVTGLDPSSIVAKSRNTLTGLARGDAEFVDAIHTSVYGMGTPIRSGDVDFYPNGPSTGVPGASNVVEAAMRATRYFAESVRPGNERSFPAVPANSLQQYKQNDGFGKRAYMGIDTAHDLEGDYILQVNPKSPFGRNAPAQKQSSYHGVHQAWNNKDNKDYE; encoded by the exons ATGAACCCCATGAGAATTCTGAGCCTTCTGGCTTGCCTGGCGGTCGCCGCCATGGCCAAGCCCAATAACCGCATGGACAACTCCGTCAACCAGGCCCTGAAGCCCTCCCAGTGGCTGTCCGGCTCCCAGCTGGAGAACATCCCGGCCGTCGATGATCTGACCATGGAGCGTCTGGAGAACATGAGCCTGGAGAGTGGCGCTGAGCTGGTGCAGCAAGTTT ACCACCTGTCCCAGATCCACCACAATGTGGAGCCCAACTTTGTGCCCAGCAACATCCAGGTTTATGTGCCCAAGCCCAATGGCCAGAAGACCGTCGCCCCCCTGAACGAGATGATCCAGCGCctgaagcagaagcagaactTTGGCGACGATGAGGTGACCATCATTGTGACCGGCCTGCCCCAGAACACCGAGACCGTCCAGAAGGCCACCCGCAAGCTGGTCCAGGCTTACATGCAGCGCTACAAcctccagcagcagcgccagcaggcCAAGGCCGGGCAGGACTACGAGGACAGCAACGACAAGAAGAACCAGCGCACCAGCAGCGAGGAGGACTCCAGCGAGGAGGCCAAGAACGGCAAGACCCAGAGCGGCGATATCATT GTTATTGACCTCGGCTCCACCCTGACCACCTACAAGCGTTACGCCATGCTCGACATCGAGAAGACCGGCGCCAAGATCGGCAAGTGGATCGTGCAGATGGTTAATGAACTGGACATGCCCTTCGAGACCATCCACCTGATTGGCCAGAATGTGGGCGCCCACGTTGCCGGAGCCGCTGCCCAGGAGTTCACCCGCCTGACCGGCCAAAAGCTGCGTCGCGTCACTGGTTTGGACCCCTCCAGCATTGTGGCCAAGAGCCGCAACACCCTGACCGGTCTGGCCCGCGGTGATGCCGAGTTCGTCGATGCCATCCACACCTCCGTCTACGGCATGGGCACCCCCATCCGTTCCGGCGATGTTGACTTCTACCCCAACGGACCCTCGACCGGTGTTCCCGGTGCCAGCAATGTCGTGGAGGCCGCCATGCGTGCCACCCGCTACTTCGCCGAGTCGGTGCGTCCCGGCAATGAGCGCAGCTTCCCCGCCGTCCCCGCCAACTCCCTGCAGCAGTACAAGCAGAACGATGGCTTTGGCAAGCGCGCCTACATGGGCATCGATACCGCCCACGATCTGGAGGGTGACTACATCCTGCAGGTGAACCCCAAGAGCCCCTTCGGTCGCAACGCTCCCGCCCAGAAGCAGAGCAGCTACCATGGCGTCCACCAGGCGTGGAACAACAAGGACAACAAGGACTACGAATAG
- the Yp2 gene encoding vitellogenin-2, translated as MNPLRTLCVLACLLAATVANPQAGSHRRSNSLENVDQPSNWVNPREIEQLPSLQQVNLKKLQEMSLEEGATLLDKLYHLSQFNHVFKPDYTPEPSQVKGYIVGERGQKIEFNLNTLVQTVKRQQRFGDDEVTIFIQGLPENDSQVQKATRKLVNAYQQRYNLQPYPTTDVDYSSEEQRQRGSSEEQQSRQQRRRQGDDKEDTKTGDLIVIQLGNALEDFEQYATLNIERIGEIIGNRLVELTNTVNVPQEIIHLIGSGPAAHVAGVAGRQFTRQTGHKLRRITALDPSKIYGKPEDQLTGLARGDADFVDAIHTSAYGMGTSQRLANVDFFPNGPSTGVPGADNVVEASMRATRYFAESVRPGNERNFPAVAASSYQEYKQNKGYGKRAYMGIATDYDLQGDYMLQVNSKSPFGRSTPAQTQAGYHAVHQPWRQSAQGAASRRQ; from the exons ATGAACCCCCTGCGCACTCTTTGCGTGCTGGCCTGCCTTTTGGCGGCCACCGTGGCCAATCCCCAGGCCGGAAGCCATCGTCGCTCCAACTCGCTGGAGAACGTGGACCAGCCCAGCAACTGGGTCAATCCCCGGGAGATCGAGCAGCTGCCCTCGCTGCAGCAGGTCAACCTGAAGAAGCTCCAGGAGATGAGCCTTGAGGAGGGCGCCACTCTGCTGGACAAGCTCT ACCACCTGTCCCAGTTCAACCATGTCTTCAAGCCTGATTACACCCCGGAGCCCAGCCAGGTCAAGGGTTACATTGTCGGCGAGCGCGGCCAGAAGATCGAGTTCAACCTAAACACCCTTGTCCAGACTGTGAAGCGCCAGCAGAGGTTCGGCGATGATGAGGTGACCATTTTCATCCAGGGCCTGCCCGAGAACGACTCCCAGGTGCAGAAGGCCACCCGCAAGTTGGTCAATGCCTACCAGCAGCGCTACAACCTCCAGCCCTACCCCACCACCGACGTCGATTACTCCAGCGAGGAACAGCGCCAGCGCGGCAGCAGCGAGGAGCAGCAGTCCCGCCAGCAGCGCCGTCGCCAGGGTGATGACAAGGAGGACACCAAGACCGGAGACCTGATCGTCATCCAGCTGGGCAATGCCCTCGAGGACTTTGAGCAGTACGCCACTTTGAACATCGAGCGCATCGGCGAGATCATTGGCAACCGCCTCGTGGAGCTGACCAACACCGTTAACGTGCCCCAGGAGATCATCCACCTGATCGGCTCCGGACCCGCTGCCCATGTGGCCGGCGTTGCTGGTCGCCAGTTCACCCGCCAGACCGGACACAAGCTGCGCCGCATCACCGCCCTGGACCCCTCCAAGATCTACGGCAAGCCTGAGGACCAGCTGACCGGCCTTGCCCGCGGCGATGCCGACTTTGTCGATGCCATCCACACCTCCGCCTACGGCATGGGCACTAGCCAGCGCCTGGCCAATGTTGACTTCTTCCCCAACGGACCCTCGACCGGTGTTCCCGGTGCCGACAATGTTGTGGAGGCCTCTATGCGCGCCACCCGCTACTTTGCCGAGTCGGTGCGTCCCGGCAATGAGCGCAACTTCCCCGCCGTGGCCGCCAGCTCCTACCAGGAGTACAAGCAGAACAAGGGCTATGGCAAGCGTGCCTACATGGGCATTGCCACCGACTACGATCTGCAGGGCGACTACATGCTCCAGGTGAACTCGAAGAGCCCTTTCGGACGCAGCACACCCGCCCAGACCCAGGCCGGCTATCATGCCGTCCACCAGCCTTGGCGCCAGTCCGCCCAGGGAGCCGCTTCCCGCCGCCAGTAG